The DNA sequence CTTCCTTGCAGGTTTTATAAAGAACAACTTGAACAGAACCTGGAATTAAGGAAGTTTTGCattttccctctgggacacAGTGGCCTGACACACCTTCTGTGGACTTTGCTCAACAGTCTCACCTGGGATTTTCAGCCAGACAGAAGTTTCCAAACCAGCCTGTGATGTCACTGCCCAGTTCCTGTAAAACCAAAAGGAATCTGCTGCCTAAAGCTGGTCACGAGCTCTCACCAAGCAGGACTTTTGCCTTTGGACTTCATCTTTCTGGAAGCTCTCAAGGAAGGTGACAGCAATGAGCTGgtccccaaagccccagagctgggccagaAACACCTTAGAAATAATAATTCATGTAAAATTCTAAAGGTTAGGGATGTTCTCCTCAGTGGCACCATTGGATTGTTCCAAACCCACTGAGTGCTGCCCTATTATTCTGTGTCTGGGGGTTCTTAGAGAGggaaaatttatttccatagGGAGAGTTTTCAGGAGCAGAGGCACTTGGGTGGGTTATTTTAGCAACAATGtagaacagcagctcctgccactcCATAAACAGAAACAGAAGGAGTTGCAAaccactgaggctggaaaaggctgcATGTCCCTGAGGCCTGATGGAGAAAAAAGGCTGCACTTAGTGGGAAAGGGAGTTCCAAGGTGGCTAGGAAAACAAAGGGGGGGACTTGGTTTCTTTGCCCCTTTGCTCTGGGAAAGGGGATACCCTCCCATCAAAGAGCCTGGAAGAAGCAAATCTCAGCTGGAGCCCAGACTAGCCAAGGTGATGGACCAGCCCACTGGCAAGGTGGGAAATCCagactgctgctgcctgaggaaGCTCAGGACGTGAAGTAAACACTGTGGAAAAGGCTGGAGGCTCAGGAATGACAGAGAGGATGCTCCTACTCCCCTtatttttgaggttttgtttaaaaaaaaaacaacccccaaacctcTGCAACCAAGTCCCAGATCAACCAAGGAGGTGCCACCCTCTTCCTTGGGAGcacccagagggaggaattCTAAAAGGATGGATCCTGTGAAGGCAAAAGCCTTGCTTGGTTTTAGGCAAGAAACTCCTTTCTGTTTTATAGGGATCGGGCAGTGACAGCCAAGGCTGCTTTGGAGACTCCTGTGTGCTTGAAAATTCCAGGTGAGCCCAGTCTGCCCATGGTGTgtcccaccatgggcagggagagaAGCTGGAATTCCTTCCCTGGAAGCACTTTGGAGTTGTGCTTGCTCCTCCTGCACCCACctgcctcctcagcagctgctccttgccatgTTTCCTGTCTTTTTCGGAAtggaagcagggctggggcccGAGGACTGGGATGAGCAGGTGGCAGATGTGGCTGTGGATGCTGATCCAATCAGTTCTCTGGTGGGAGACATCACTGGCAAAAGGGGGGGAGAAAGATACTGGTATTTGCTGGGATATTATGGAAGGGAAGCTTATTCCCTGCTGTCTTGCAGGGTTTTCTCCACAACAATTACCCAGAGCCCATGGGCTGCCTACAGGGTACCCAGTAAATGATATTTCCAAATGTCTCCATTTCACAGCACCGTCCTGCCACATCCCCACAGTTCTCTGTGCTAAAGTCCTTATTTAAATCACTCCCTGAACTCCTGTACAGCTAACTTTGAACAAATCCCTGGATTCCAACACcggaaaaacaaaaaccagttcaaacaaaccaacccatcCCAGGTCACTGTGGGAACGGGGAATGTTCTGGAACTCAGTGACTGCTCTGAGGGCGTGTGAGGGATCTTTGTGTGACactccagagctctgctccctgcctgatgcaggagctgctggaaggcagcaggagcatcccaggTGAGTGTGCCTGCTCCagttcctgctgccctgctggctgagctccagcctgggccCTCTCCAGGCTCCCAGGCTCCATGCTGGGTCTGGCCCCTGCCTCCTgagcccatccctgcctgctgagCTTTGTCCCAGGTctcatccctgtgctgggctttgTGAGGCTCGTCTGTGTGTACTGAGCCCCGTGCAGGGATAATCCTGCCTCTTGCTTGTGTCCCAGACACACCTCAGGCTTTGTCCCTGTCTCTCTGTCCTTGCTCTGGGCCTGTTCCTGCCTCCTACGTTTCATCCTGGGCCTTCTCCACGTGTGCTAAGCCTTGTCCTGTGGCTGGTTCCTGCTTCCCGGGCCTCTCCCTGGGCCTTCTTCCCATGCCCTGTGCCTCATCCCAGGCCTCGTGTCCCGAGCCTTTTCGTGGGGCAAGCCCTGCCTCTCGCCCTGTCCCAGGTCTGttcctgcctcctccttcctGGGCCTCATCCTGAGCACCGAGCCTTATCCTAAGCTTTTTGCCTGCGCCTCGAGCCTCGCGCTGGAGCTGATCGCTGCCTCCcgccctgtccctgtgccgcAGGCCTCATCCTGCCCCCAGCCGGGATCTCTCACCAGTAGTAGGTGAGGCGGCAGCCGGGGCAGCGCAGCGGGGCCGCTCGGGCCCCGCACAGTTCGCAACGCGGAGGCCCCGCCATGGCCGGCCCGGAACCCCCGCCGCGTCCCCGGTTGCCGGGGTGACACTTCCGCTGAGGCGAGAGGCGTCACTTCCGACAGGCGCGGCCGGCGTTCTGTTGCCGAGGCAACACTTCCGCTACGGGGAAGGTGACGCACGTGACTTCCGGCGGGCCGGGCCGTCCCGgtcatggcggcggcggcggcggcggcggcgaaggaggagaaggacaaggacaaggacgAGGACAACGACGTGGATGCGGCGGCGACCGAGGGCCGGGTGCGGGCTTGGGCGGCGGCGCAGGCGGCCCGCGGGCGGCGCGTGGCGCTGGTGACGTCGGGCGGGACGCAGGTGCCGCTGGAGGCGCGCGCCGTGCGCTTCCTGGAGAACTTCAGCAGCGGCCGGCGCGGGGCCGCCTCGGCCGAGCGGCTCGTGCGGGCGGGCTACGGCGTGTGCTTCCTGCACCGCGCCCGCTCCGCCTTCCCCTGGGCCCGCGCCCTGCCGCCGCACGGGCCCGCGCTGCTCGACGCGCTCCGCCTCaccccggggccgccgcccggcgtggccgccgcccccgccgcgctgcCCGCGCTGCTGCCCGCGCTCCGCGAGTACCAACGCGCCACCGAGGCGGGCGCGCTGCTCGCCATCGAGTTCACCGGGCTCGTGGAGTACCTGGCGCTGCTGCGCGCCGCCGCCCGAGCCCTGGCGCCCCTCGGTAGGCGGCGAGCCCCGGCGTGAGGGGACGGCGGGAACCGGGGGGACGCAGGAACGGGGGACGGGGTGGCCACCGGTTCGTAGGGCGCAAGGCGAGAGAGGATGAGGCCCCCCCGGGGGTGTCTCCAGTGTGAGGGAGCAGGATGGTCCGGTGCCAAGGTTGAGGATGAGGAGGGGTGAG is a window from the Vidua macroura isolate BioBank_ID:100142 chromosome 23, ASM2450914v1, whole genome shotgun sequence genome containing:
- the PPCS gene encoding phosphopantothenate--cysteine ligase isoform X1, coding for MAAAAAAAAKEEKDKDKDEDNDVDAAATEGRVRAWAAAQAARGRRVALVTSGGTQVPLEARAVRFLENFSSGRRGAASAERLVRAGYGVCFLHRARSAFPWARALPPHGPALLDALRLTPGPPPGVAAAPAALPALLPALREYQRATEAGALLAIEFTGLVEYLALLRAAARALAPLGSSVMFYLAAAVSDFYIPVSEMPEHKIQSSEGPLQITMKMVPKMLSPLVREWAPEAFVISFKLETDPQILLDKSRQALEKYRHQVVVANVLESRRTSVIIVTRDSQTPLSLSDEEIARGVEIEEKIVSYLQGQHTAFIERKG